A genomic window from Flavobacterium johnsoniae includes:
- a CDS encoding MarR family winged helix-turn-helix transcriptional regulator: MTIEEVIKSTVKMDNAKKVILNIMYTQNVIQDHFNELIKPYDLSGEQYNVLRILRGQKGNPVNMCVIQERMLAKTSNTTRLVDKLLLKEFVTRNVCPDNRRKIEVLITQKGLDVLKELDPKVDAHERAFAENISPEELELLNKLLEKYRTQQN; this comes from the coding sequence ATGACAATTGAAGAGGTTATTAAGAGTACAGTTAAGATGGATAATGCGAAAAAAGTTATTCTGAATATCATGTACACACAAAATGTGATTCAGGATCATTTTAACGAGTTGATAAAACCGTATGATCTTTCTGGAGAACAATACAATGTGCTGCGTATATTAAGAGGACAAAAAGGAAATCCTGTTAATATGTGTGTGATACAAGAACGTATGTTAGCTAAAACGAGTAATACAACCCGATTAGTTGATAAATTATTATTGAAAGAATTCGTTACAAGAAATGTCTGCCCTGATAATAGAAGAAAAATCGAAGTTTTGATTACACAAAAAGGACTAGACGTTTTAAAAGAATTAGATCCGAAAGTAGATGCACACGAACGCGCATTTGCCGAGAATATAAGTCCAGAAGAATTAGAATTATTAAACAAATTATTAGAAAAATACCGAACTCAACAAAATTAA
- a CDS encoding YceI family protein: MKNLKTIAIALFVAAAGISVNAQTKKIDVKASTIKWVGKKVTGEHSGTVNFKDGAVVLKGNKLVGGSFTVDMTSLTSTDLTGEYQGKLNGHLKADDFFGTDKFPTSKLVIKKIGAKSADVYTATADLTIKGITNPVTFDITVKGNTATTAFKVDRTKYGIKYNSGNFFENLGDKTINDDFELAVALKF; the protein is encoded by the coding sequence ATGAAAAATTTAAAAACAATTGCAATAGCATTATTCGTAGCAGCAGCTGGTATCTCAGTAAACGCTCAAACTAAAAAAATCGACGTAAAAGCGTCTACTATCAAATGGGTTGGTAAAAAAGTAACTGGAGAGCACTCTGGAACTGTAAACTTCAAAGACGGAGCTGTAGTTTTAAAAGGAAACAAATTAGTTGGTGGTAGCTTTACTGTTGACATGACTTCATTAACTTCTACAGATTTAACAGGAGAATACCAAGGAAAATTAAACGGTCACTTAAAAGCTGACGATTTCTTCGGAACTGATAAATTCCCAACTTCAAAATTAGTTATCAAAAAAATCGGTGCTAAATCTGCTGATGTTTACACTGCAACTGCAGACTTAACTATCAAAGGAATTACTAACCCAGTTACTTTTGATATTACTGTAAAAGGAAATACTGCTACAACTGCTTTCAAAGTTGACAGAACTAAATACGGTATCAAATACAACTCTGGTAACTTCTTCGAAAACTTAGGAGACAAAACTATCAATGACGATTTCGAATTGGCTGTAGCTTTAAAATTCTAA
- a CDS encoding NAD(P)H-dependent oxidoreductase, with translation MSTILENLNWRYATKRFDATKKISDADLNTLKEAVRLAASSYGLQPFKVVIVENPEIREKLKAAAYGQTQITDASQLFIFANDLNAGPESVAAYIKNISETRGVPTEALGGFEDMMNNVISNLSQENKNIWTAKQTYIALGTLLAAAAELKIDATPMEGFNPSQFNEILGFDKLGLNASVIATVGYRHDEDDAQHYKKVRKSQEELFITL, from the coding sequence ATGAGCACAATTTTAGAAAATCTTAATTGGAGATATGCAACAAAAAGATTTGATGCAACAAAAAAAATCTCTGATGCTGATTTAAATACTTTGAAAGAAGCTGTAAGATTAGCCGCTTCTTCATACGGATTGCAACCATTTAAAGTAGTAATTGTAGAAAATCCAGAAATTAGAGAAAAATTAAAAGCTGCGGCTTACGGACAAACTCAAATTACTGATGCTTCTCAATTATTTATTTTCGCAAACGACTTAAACGCAGGACCAGAATCTGTGGCAGCTTATATCAAAAACATTAGCGAAACAAGAGGTGTTCCTACTGAAGCTTTAGGCGGTTTTGAAGATATGATGAACAATGTAATTTCAAATTTATCTCAAGAAAATAAAAACATCTGGACGGCAAAACAAACTTACATTGCTTTAGGAACTTTATTGGCAGCTGCAGCAGAATTAAAAATCGATGCTACTCCAATGGAAGGTTTTAATCCATCTCAATTCAACGAAATTTTAGGTTTCGATAAATTAGGTTTAAACGCTTCAGTTATTGCAACTGTAGGTTACAGACATGATGAGGACGACGCTCAGCATTACAAAAAAGTTAGAAAATCTCAAGAAGAATTATTTATCACACTATAA
- a CDS encoding anthranilate synthase component I family protein: MKPFILNTHYKQILADTVTPVSIYFKIRDKFPNSLLLESSDYHGNDNSFSYICCNPIATIKIENEVISKTFPDGTSEKTNIDATTNIPQVIQEFSSQFQSEKNDFKFINNGLFGYISYDAVRYFEKVSIAKKDNATSIPDVFYAVYQNIIAINHFKNEAYIFCHSVDGKNNIAEIEQLLQSRNIASYKFSKEGEGFSNLTDEEFKQNVALAKKHCYRGDVFQLVLSRRFTQGFKGDEFNVYRALRSINPSPYLFFFDYGDFKIFGSSPEAQIIVKDRKAEIHPIAGTFKRTGNDEQDALLAKELSEDKKENSEHVMLVDLARNDLSRNGHDVNVEKYREVQFFSHVIHLVSKVTGHLHDKATTMQVVADTFPAGTLSGAPKHRAMQLIEDCEKTNRNFYGGAIGFMDFNGNFNHAIMIRTFLSKNHQLHCQAGAGIVASSDEESEMQEVYNKLRALNTALEIAEKI; this comes from the coding sequence TTGAAACCTTTTATTCTTAATACGCATTACAAACAAATTCTTGCAGATACGGTTACTCCTGTTAGTATTTACTTTAAAATCAGAGATAAATTCCCGAACAGCTTATTACTGGAAAGTAGTGATTATCACGGAAATGACAACAGTTTTTCTTATATCTGCTGCAACCCTATTGCTACTATAAAAATCGAAAATGAAGTTATCTCAAAAACTTTTCCAGACGGAACTTCAGAAAAAACAAATATTGATGCTACAACAAACATTCCGCAAGTAATTCAGGAATTTTCAAGTCAGTTTCAATCAGAAAAGAATGATTTCAAATTCATCAATAATGGTTTATTCGGATACATTTCTTATGATGCTGTTCGTTACTTCGAAAAAGTTTCAATTGCAAAAAAAGATAATGCAACTTCGATTCCAGATGTTTTTTATGCTGTTTATCAAAACATTATTGCAATTAACCATTTTAAAAATGAAGCTTACATTTTCTGCCATAGCGTTGACGGAAAAAACAATATCGCAGAAATTGAACAATTGCTTCAATCTAGAAATATTGCTTCTTATAAATTCTCTAAAGAAGGTGAAGGTTTCTCTAATTTAACTGATGAAGAGTTTAAGCAAAATGTAGCTCTTGCAAAAAAACACTGTTATAGAGGCGATGTTTTCCAATTGGTTCTTTCACGTCGTTTTACACAAGGTTTTAAAGGTGATGAATTTAATGTTTATAGAGCTTTAAGAAGTATAAATCCTTCTCCGTATTTATTCTTTTTTGATTATGGAGATTTCAAAATATTTGGTTCTTCGCCAGAAGCACAAATTATTGTAAAAGACAGAAAAGCAGAAATTCATCCGATTGCAGGAACTTTCAAAAGAACTGGAAATGATGAGCAAGATGCGCTCTTAGCCAAAGAACTTTCTGAAGATAAAAAAGAAAATAGCGAACACGTTATGCTTGTTGACTTAGCAAGAAATGATTTGAGCAGAAATGGTCACGATGTAAATGTGGAAAAATATAGAGAAGTGCAGTTTTTCTCTCACGTAATTCATCTAGTTTCTAAAGTTACGGGACATTTGCATGATAAAGCTACGACAATGCAAGTTGTTGCAGATACTTTTCCTGCAGGAACTTTAAGCGGTGCGCCAAAACACAGAGCGATGCAATTAATTGAAGATTGCGAAAAAACAAATCGTAATTTTTACGGCGGCGCAATTGGTTTCATGGATTTTAACGGAAATTTTAATCACGCCATTATGATTCGAACTTTCCTTTCTAAAAATCATCAATTGCATTGTCAAGCTGGAGCCGGAATTGTTGCAAGCTCAGATGAAGAAAGCGAAATGCAGGAAGTTTACAATAAACTAAGAGCTTTAAACACAGCTTTGGAAATTGCAGAAAAAATATAA